A window of Thermomicrobiales bacterium contains these coding sequences:
- a CDS encoding protein-L-isoaspartate o-methyltransferase 1, whose protein sequence is MLDEAEALRLITEAVENVGGPRMVVGSPRHPFAMNSTDEEEVDGHTVLIHYSEISSPALAEVEGWIFEVREDEYLLMKRPRQPKG, encoded by the coding sequence ATGCTGGACGAAGCAGAGGCGTTGCGGCTTATTACTGAGGCGGTTGAAAACGTCGGCGGACCACGGATGGTCGTTGGCAGTCCTCGTCATCCGTTCGCGATGAACTCTACCGATGAGGAAGAGGTCGACGGTCATACCGTGCTGATCCACTATTCAGAGATAAGCTCTCCGGCGCTCGCCGAGGTTGAAGGCTGGATATTCGAAGTTCGCGAGGACGAGTATCTGCTGATGAAGCGTCCGCGGCAGCCGAAGGGGTAG
- a CDS encoding M20 family metallopeptidase, producing MSLSDNITVSEELDAWLRETRRMIHVNPELLCEEVATSELVQKHLTEVGVSYRKGVGGDGRPLYMKPELIKRAGIKTFPITGGTGVLAEIRGTRGAGPGKCVLLRADMDALPMDELNDVEYKSQNPGKMHACGHDCHTTILMGVAEVLQSMSDKFDGTVKLMFQPGEEGAGGAVAMIHDGILEDPPVDAAFALHVSTEHPAGEVSMGPGPHAAAADSIEINVTGKGGHAAFPHTTIDATLVAAQILIALQTLVSREVDPIQTAVVSISTLHAGTAGNVIPQTAQMTGTVRTYDPAIRDMLEQRMGEMVPAIASGFRAEAELIYMRGYPAMVNDPEMTQFAMETCEELLGDDNVHVSAPMMAGEDFAYVTERVPGCMISLGVRNDERGMIYPPHHPRFDADEDALAVGVRVLSAIALRYLGADL from the coding sequence ATGTCATTGTCGGACAACATTACCGTATCTGAGGAACTTGATGCCTGGCTGCGCGAGACGCGCCGCATGATCCATGTCAATCCCGAACTCCTCTGCGAAGAGGTCGCCACCTCCGAACTGGTGCAGAAGCACCTGACCGAAGTCGGCGTGTCGTATCGCAAGGGTGTCGGCGGCGATGGTCGGCCTCTGTACATGAAGCCTGAGCTGATCAAGCGCGCGGGCATAAAGACGTTCCCAATCACTGGTGGCACCGGCGTCCTGGCCGAGATCCGCGGCACGCGCGGCGCGGGTCCGGGCAAGTGCGTCCTGCTGCGCGCCGACATGGACGCGTTGCCGATGGACGAGCTGAATGACGTTGAGTACAAGTCCCAGAATCCGGGCAAGATGCACGCCTGCGGACACGACTGCCACACAACGATCCTGATGGGCGTCGCCGAAGTGCTGCAGTCGATGAGCGACAAGTTCGACGGCACCGTCAAGCTGATGTTCCAGCCGGGCGAGGAAGGCGCTGGTGGCGCGGTCGCCATGATCCACGACGGCATTCTCGAAGACCCGCCCGTTGATGCAGCTTTCGCTCTGCACGTCTCAACCGAGCACCCGGCCGGCGAGGTGTCGATGGGCCCCGGACCGCACGCTGCCGCCGCCGATTCCATCGAGATCAATGTGACCGGCAAGGGCGGCCACGCCGCCTTTCCGCACACAACCATCGACGCCACGCTCGTCGCCGCGCAGATCCTGATCGCCCTCCAGACGCTCGTGAGCCGCGAGGTCGATCCGATCCAGACCGCCGTCGTCAGCATCAGCACGCTGCACGCAGGTACAGCCGGCAACGTCATCCCGCAAACCGCGCAGATGACCGGAACCGTCCGTACCTACGATCCGGCAATCCGCGACATGCTCGAGCAGCGCATGGGCGAGATGGTCCCGGCGATCGCCTCCGGATTCCGCGCCGAGGCCGAGCTGATCTACATGCGCGGTTATCCGGCTATGGTCAACGACCCGGAGATGACGCAGTTCGCGATGGAGACCTGCGAAGAACTGCTCGGCGACGATAATGTCCACGTCAGCGCACCGATGATGGCCGGCGAGGATTTCGCCTATGTTACGGAACGCGTCCCCGGCTGCATGATCTCGCTCGGCGTTCGCAACGATGAACGCGGCATGATCTACCCGCCGCACCATCCGCGCTTCGATGCCGACGAGGATGCCCTCGCCGTAGGCGTCCGCGTCCTGTCGGCAATTGCGCTGCGCTACCTCGGCGCTGATCTCTAG
- the mltG gene encoding endolytic transglycosylase MltG translates to MSSRIRQIVVIGSVAVLALAIIFVTQLIIVRALDSAADSAGESVYFAVEPDESVDSIADRLQDAGLIRSPTYFRFRVRIAGLGGDIIAGRYRIDPAMSTTQIIHLITSRDAALAQEIQVRFIEGWRTEQYAEALVDAGVIASADDFMAATREQRWNDEFSFLHTRPSGVALEGYLFPDTYNFRVDSAPEDILTTLLTTFQERVSPESITETEQMGITLHQVITIASIVEREAVLPEERPIIASVYYNRLREGMPLQADPTVQYELGTSGNWWPELTPEDIQQNGRYNTYLNPDLPPGPICNPSLASIEAALRPAQTDYLFFVARGDGSHAFANTAEEHQRNVDEYVRGQ, encoded by the coding sequence GTGTCATCACGCATTCGGCAGATCGTTGTCATTGGGTCGGTCGCCGTCCTCGCGCTGGCTATCATCTTCGTCACGCAGCTCATCATCGTTCGAGCACTGGATAGCGCCGCCGACTCGGCTGGTGAGAGTGTCTACTTCGCCGTTGAACCTGACGAGTCGGTCGATTCTATCGCCGACCGGCTGCAGGACGCCGGGCTGATCCGCTCGCCAACCTATTTCCGCTTCCGCGTCCGCATCGCCGGTCTCGGTGGCGACATCATCGCCGGTCGCTATCGAATCGATCCGGCCATGTCGACGACGCAGATTATCCACCTGATTACGTCGCGTGATGCCGCGCTCGCGCAGGAGATTCAGGTGCGGTTCATCGAAGGTTGGCGCACCGAGCAGTATGCCGAAGCGCTTGTCGATGCTGGCGTGATCGCATCGGCAGACGACTTCATGGCCGCCACCCGCGAACAGCGCTGGAACGATGAGTTCTCGTTCCTGCACACACGCCCGAGCGGCGTTGCGCTGGAGGGGTACCTGTTTCCTGACACCTACAACTTCCGTGTCGATTCCGCGCCTGAAGATATTTTGACCACCTTGCTCACCACATTTCAGGAGCGTGTCAGCCCCGAGAGCATCACCGAAACGGAGCAGATGGGCATCACGCTCCACCAGGTCATCACGATTGCGTCGATTGTTGAACGGGAGGCTGTCCTGCCCGAGGAGCGCCCGATCATCGCCTCGGTCTACTACAACAGGCTCCGCGAGGGAATGCCGCTGCAGGCCGATCCGACGGTGCAGTACGAGCTCGGCACGTCCGGCAACTGGTGGCCGGAGCTGACGCCGGAAGACATCCAGCAGAACGGCCGCTACAACACCTATCTCAATCCAGACCTACCTCCCGGGCCGATCTGCAATCCCAGCCTGGCGTCGATCGAGGCGGCCCTGCGACCCGCGCAGACCGACTACCTGTTCTTTGTCGCTCGTGGCGATGGCTCACATGCCTTCGCGAACACCGCCGAAGAACATCAGCGCAATGTGGATGAGTATGTGAGAGGGCAGTGA
- the aroE gene encoding shikimate dehydrogenase, with the protein MSNLQRVGLIGDPVEHSLSPAFQQPAFDALGLNVRYELWPTPAADLSERFADLRTGEALGANVTVPHKEAAFAAMDELSDRARRAGAVNTIVPRAGSLYGDNTDIHGFLVPLVERGTEFPTLDAVILGAGGAARGIVVALLDAGVRSVHVVNRTVERAERLAAQLDDTRIIPAPLSNAMAAVTNTGLIVNATAIGWDGNALPIEESVLRAAPTAALAYDLTYRETPFLRAAREAGLATLDGLPMLVHQGAKSFELWTGQPAPVEVMWEAAVSARAERGG; encoded by the coding sequence ATGTCAAACCTGCAACGCGTCGGTCTGATCGGCGATCCGGTTGAGCATTCGCTCTCGCCGGCATTCCAGCAACCTGCATTCGATGCCCTCGGACTGAACGTCCGCTACGAGCTCTGGCCGACACCAGCCGCAGACCTCAGCGAGCGATTCGCCGACCTGCGCACTGGTGAAGCTCTTGGCGCAAACGTCACTGTGCCGCACAAAGAGGCGGCGTTCGCGGCGATGGACGAATTGAGCGATCGCGCGCGCCGTGCCGGTGCGGTCAACACGATTGTCCCCCGGGCCGGTTCGCTCTATGGCGACAACACCGACATCCACGGCTTCCTCGTCCCGCTCGTCGAGCGTGGCACCGAATTCCCCACGCTGGACGCCGTTATCCTCGGTGCTGGCGGCGCGGCGCGCGGCATTGTCGTCGCTCTGCTAGACGCCGGTGTGCGGTCAGTTCATGTCGTCAATCGGACGGTTGAACGTGCCGAACGACTCGCTGCCCAGCTCGACGACACGCGCATCATTCCGGCACCACTGTCCAACGCCATGGCCGCCGTCACGAACACTGGCTTGATCGTGAACGCGACAGCCATCGGCTGGGACGGCAATGCGCTGCCAATTGAGGAGTCGGTTCTGCGAGCGGCCCCGACAGCAGCGCTGGCCTACGACCTGACCTACCGCGAGACACCGTTCCTCCGCGCTGCCCGCGAAGCCGGGCTCGCAACGCTCGACGGTCTGCCGATGCTCGTCCACCAGGGTGCGAAGTCGTTTGAGCTCTGGACCGGGCAGCCCGCGCCCGTAGAAGTCATGTGGGAAGCAGCTGTCTCTGCCCGCGCGGAACGTGGCGGCTAG
- a CDS encoding Lrp/AsnC family transcriptional regulator, with translation MARPVDPLDRAIIKRLQIDGRMSSAEIARQLGVAERTVRARIDRLVSDNVIRLVASIVPSTVGYAVTADVFLEVESGLIQSVADLIALKPEVGYIGLTTGDRDISLQIHAESVEQLYDFVTNELGTMPGVVRTNTFIIPKILKTHFDFVGPGMRIDEELEHVN, from the coding sequence ATGGCTCGCCCGGTGGATCCCCTCGATCGCGCAATCATCAAGCGGTTGCAGATCGACGGGCGCATGTCGAGCGCCGAGATTGCCCGACAGCTCGGCGTCGCCGAGCGAACTGTTCGTGCGCGAATTGATCGGCTAGTCAGCGACAACGTCATTCGCCTTGTCGCTTCAATCGTTCCATCGACCGTCGGTTATGCCGTTACGGCCGACGTCTTCCTTGAGGTCGAATCCGGCCTGATCCAGAGCGTCGCTGACCTCATCGCGCTGAAACCCGAGGTCGGCTACATCGGCCTGACGACCGGTGACCGGGACATCAGCCTGCAAATCCACGCCGAGTCTGTCGAGCAGCTCTACGACTTCGTCACGAACGAGCTCGGCACGATGCCCGGAGTGGTCAGGACCAACACGTTCATCATCCCCAAAATCCTGAAGACGCACTTCGATTTCGTTGGTCCTGGCATGAGAATCGACGAAGAGCTGGAGCACGTAAACTAG
- a CDS encoding Gfo/Idh/MocA family oxidoreductase: MSDIKRLRVGLIGAGTIAFSAHLPAIRRLHDQVELVAVADVRADNAQRAANEFGAQQHYTDYHELLARGDLDMVDICTPEFLHAEQTEAAAAAGLHVFCEKPMAATVAEADRMIDACKRAGVRLMIGHSRRFTGRYQQIRAAIDRGDIGDVRYVRENERRPRSMYDSLNLGTGYWNPEADRPWLTMSRYSQGAALTNAVHETDLARWFVGSRPVSVFAEARITEDGAEVPDMLSYTITFENGAIAAAEVVNQLPRGYAYFHMMEVLGTGGRIRATDPLMAPLTAADDVGLSQPLNFDTLLHVDSAYATELAGFIKAIREDSPVPMPAEEARGAIELSVAAVRSSQTGQPVALPLNEKNDEVSHESVG; the protein is encoded by the coding sequence ATGAGTGACATCAAGCGACTACGCGTCGGCCTTATCGGCGCCGGCACGATCGCGTTCAGCGCGCACCTCCCCGCGATCCGCCGACTGCACGATCAGGTTGAGCTGGTTGCGGTGGCCGACGTTCGCGCCGATAACGCCCAGCGCGCGGCAAACGAGTTCGGCGCGCAACAGCACTACACCGACTATCACGAGCTTCTCGCACGCGGTGATCTCGATATGGTCGACATCTGCACACCCGAATTCCTCCACGCTGAGCAGACCGAGGCCGCGGCAGCCGCAGGCTTGCACGTATTCTGCGAGAAGCCGATGGCGGCAACTGTCGCGGAGGCGGATCGGATGATCGACGCCTGCAAGCGTGCCGGAGTCCGTCTAATGATCGGCCACTCGCGCCGATTCACCGGTCGCTATCAGCAGATTCGCGCCGCCATTGATCGCGGCGATATCGGCGACGTGCGTTACGTCCGCGAAAACGAGCGCCGCCCACGCTCGATGTACGACAGCCTCAACCTCGGAACCGGCTACTGGAATCCGGAGGCCGATCGTCCGTGGCTCACGATGTCGAGGTACTCGCAGGGTGCTGCGCTGACCAACGCTGTCCACGAAACAGATCTCGCCCGCTGGTTCGTTGGCAGTCGGCCCGTCTCCGTCTTCGCCGAAGCGCGCATCACCGAAGACGGCGCTGAGGTGCCCGATATGCTGTCGTACACCATCACATTCGAGAACGGCGCGATCGCGGCTGCCGAAGTCGTCAACCAGCTACCGCGCGGCTATGCGTACTTCCATATGATGGAGGTCCTCGGAACCGGCGGACGCATTCGCGCAACTGACCCGCTCATGGCACCGCTCACCGCAGCTGACGACGTTGGCCTCTCGCAACCGCTGAATTTCGATACGCTCCTGCACGTCGACTCCGCCTACGCCACCGAGCTGGCCGGATTCATCAAAGCCATTCGCGAGGACAGCCCGGTACCGATGCCGGCCGAAGAAGCGCGCGGGGCAATCGAGCTATCTGTCGCAGCAGTCCGTTCGAGCCAGACCGGCCAACCAGTCGCGTTGCCGCTCAACGAAAAGAACGATGAGGTGTCGCATGAGTCAGTCGGGTGA
- a CDS encoding A/G-specific adenine glycosylase, giving the protein MRQRLLTWYRSAHRKLPWRDTHDPYRILVSEVMLQQTQVDRVVPKYHEFLALFPDIAALADAPPSEVIRAWAGLGYNRRALGLHRTARAVMDEYGGTLPACVDELKKLPGIGPYTAGAIACFAYRQDVGFIDTNIRRVLHRVIAGPDVPDPQMTARELEAIAQHVVPAGDGYEWNQALMELGATICRARAVRCDICPLAADCQARPTIAGILTEQPRRRTASEPRFETTNRYVRGRILDILRNTDGRGASIAEIERLMPDGAHRPHATRIASMLDAMVSEGLVMSGSAVAEDAEPYDQERVSESSRYRLPD; this is encoded by the coding sequence GTGCGCCAGCGCCTGCTCACCTGGTATCGCTCCGCGCACCGCAAGCTGCCCTGGCGAGACACCCACGATCCGTATCGAATTCTCGTGTCCGAGGTCATGCTTCAGCAAACGCAGGTTGACCGCGTGGTGCCGAAGTATCATGAGTTCCTGGCTCTGTTTCCGGACATCGCCGCGCTGGCAGATGCCCCGCCCAGCGAGGTGATTCGAGCGTGGGCCGGGCTGGGCTACAACCGTCGGGCGCTGGGACTGCATCGAACGGCGCGCGCGGTCATGGACGAGTACGGCGGGACGTTGCCGGCGTGCGTCGATGAGCTGAAGAAGCTGCCGGGGATCGGGCCGTATACGGCAGGTGCGATCGCCTGCTTTGCCTACCGGCAGGACGTTGGCTTCATTGATACGAACATCCGCCGCGTACTGCATCGCGTCATCGCCGGACCGGATGTGCCGGATCCGCAGATGACTGCGCGAGAGCTGGAAGCGATCGCTCAGCACGTCGTGCCAGCAGGCGACGGATACGAGTGGAATCAGGCGCTGATGGAGCTCGGCGCAACGATCTGCCGCGCCAGAGCCGTGCGCTGCGACATCTGCCCGCTGGCAGCGGATTGTCAGGCACGCCCCACGATAGCGGGCATTCTCACCGAACAGCCGCGCCGCAGGACCGCGTCGGAGCCACGGTTCGAGACGACGAACCGCTACGTGCGAGGACGGATCCTCGACATCTTGCGCAACACTGATGGGCGGGGCGCGTCAATAGCCGAGATCGAGCGTTTGATGCCTGACGGCGCACACCGGCCACATGCGACGCGAATCGCCAGCATGCTGGATGCGATGGTGTCTGAGGGGCTAGTGATGTCTGGATCTGCGGTTGCCGAGGACGCAGAACCGTACGATCAGGAACGCGTTTCCGAATCCAGCCGGTACCGATTACCGGACT
- a CDS encoding DUF92 domain-containing protein, whose amino-acid sequence MGLRPAAAVALSAAISVAGHRAGALSTDGALAASGVGSAVLARCGWRGAAVLGAFFVSSSALSQRRAGTELAARGSRRDAVQVAANGGVAACAALLSRRSGLTLAAGSLAAATADTWATEIGRTSESLPRMVLSRAVVPAGTSGAVTWRGTLGSLLGAGLIGLVHLAGDSRGRDTVRPSAAVIAGGIAGSLVDSVLGELVQEKRYCPACGVATESKVHRCGTATDHVGGVPGLNNDVVNGLCTLAGALVAWIVGGASRTTSDR is encoded by the coding sequence ATGGGGCTGCGCCCTGCCGCCGCGGTAGCGCTGTCGGCTGCAATCAGTGTTGCGGGGCACAGGGCGGGTGCGCTATCGACGGACGGAGCGCTGGCGGCCAGTGGCGTTGGGTCTGCCGTACTCGCTCGCTGCGGGTGGCGCGGTGCGGCTGTGCTTGGCGCGTTCTTCGTGTCGTCGAGCGCACTCTCGCAGCGCCGCGCCGGAACGGAGCTGGCGGCGCGCGGGAGTCGTCGCGATGCTGTTCAGGTGGCGGCGAACGGCGGGGTCGCGGCATGTGCAGCGCTGCTGTCGCGGCGTAGCGGACTGACGTTGGCGGCGGGTTCGCTGGCGGCGGCGACCGCCGACACCTGGGCGACTGAGATTGGCCGAACATCCGAATCGCTGCCGCGCATGGTGCTATCGCGTGCTGTCGTACCTGCCGGAACGTCGGGCGCTGTGACGTGGCGCGGGACGCTGGGATCGCTGCTGGGTGCCGGACTCATCGGTCTGGTGCATCTGGCGGGAGACAGCCGGGGCCGCGATACCGTCCGGCCGAGCGCTGCGGTTATCGCCGGTGGCATCGCCGGGTCACTGGTCGATAGCGTGCTCGGCGAGCTGGTGCAGGAGAAGCGGTACTGTCCTGCCTGCGGCGTGGCGACCGAATCGAAGGTTCACCGATGTGGAACAGCGACTGATCACGTCGGTGGCGTTCCCGGACTCAACAACGATGTCGTGAACGGATTGTGCACGTTAGCCGGAGCGCTTGTCGCCTGGATCGTCGGCGGGGCCAGTCGCACGACATCCGATCGCTAG
- the miaA gene encoding tRNA (adenosine(37)-N6)-dimethylallyltransferase MiaA, which translates to MDNGRNLTPGLRVIVVLGATATGKTDLALRLAELSCGEVVNADSRYFYRGMDIGTAKPSVAERERVPHHLIDILEPTEQFSLGSFLDLAYTAIEDVARRGHVPIVTGGTPQYLRGLIEGWRPPPVAPNEALRARLEQEATDVLFARLRDVDPCSAERIGPDNRRRMIRALEVYEVLGRPMSEVSASVPPPWQFFLIGLRRDRDELYARIDQRVREMHEAGWLDEVRRLADRGVTAETPSMSAHGYREALAMLEGSLSLDEAIRQTQIMVHSYVRHQETWFRRFEGINWLDSGDPEHVARAMEMVREFLAA; encoded by the coding sequence GTGGACAATGGACGGAATCTTACGCCAGGGCTACGCGTGATTGTCGTCCTTGGCGCAACGGCGACTGGCAAGACCGATCTTGCGCTGCGTCTGGCCGAATTGTCTTGCGGAGAAGTTGTCAATGCTGACTCGCGGTACTTCTACCGCGGGATGGATATTGGCACAGCCAAACCGTCGGTCGCGGAGCGTGAGCGCGTTCCGCATCACCTGATCGATATCCTCGAGCCGACGGAGCAGTTCTCACTCGGTTCGTTTCTCGATCTGGCGTATACGGCGATTGAGGATGTTGCGCGCCGAGGGCACGTGCCGATCGTCACCGGCGGGACACCGCAGTACCTTCGCGGTTTGATTGAAGGCTGGCGACCGCCGCCTGTCGCGCCAAACGAGGCATTGCGCGCACGTCTGGAGCAAGAAGCAACCGATGTGCTGTTCGCACGGCTCCGGGATGTCGACCCATGCTCGGCGGAACGAATCGGACCGGACAATCGACGCCGCATGATCCGCGCGCTGGAGGTGTATGAGGTCCTGGGCCGCCCGATGAGCGAGGTCAGCGCGAGTGTTCCGCCGCCGTGGCAATTCTTTCTAATCGGTCTGCGTCGTGACCGAGATGAGCTGTACGCGCGTATCGACCAGCGTGTTCGCGAGATGCACGAGGCGGGCTGGCTGGATGAGGTGCGCCGTCTGGCCGATCGCGGGGTTACAGCTGAGACGCCGTCAATGAGCGCGCACGGGTATCGTGAGGCGCTGGCCATGCTCGAAGGATCGTTGTCGCTTGACGAGGCGATCCGGCAGACGCAGATCATGGTGCACTCGTATGTGCGTCATCAAGAGACGTGGTTCAGGCGCTTCGAGGGCATAAACTGGCTTGATAGCGGTGACCCGGAGCATGTGGCGCGGGCGATGGAAATGGTTCGGGAGTTTCTGGCGGCGTAG